CCCGGGATcagtgctttatctgaaaagcactgtCACACTTAATGACCACTGCGAAGGACTCCTCGTCACCCTGTCCaggcggctacagtgtcagagtcaggCCACCTGACAGGGAACAGAGCCGTAATGGCAGGGCATGGGTCCCACCGACATAAGACCTCCGTCCTGCCCTCCACTCTCACcctataaataccccacacactcccaacaagtaagcaGACTGTTCATTCTCATATACAATTATCtttctcgttctcatactaacttaatcgtcggagtgataccaggggagaagccccgccatcCACTTCGGACAAGCAAAGGTACACCACCTCATCTCAGAGAGGACTGATCTAGGTCGGTCTATCTGcgcaccaaaaatcacctcttcaacGACAATTACAGGAGTTGGAAGGGACAGATCATGAGTTCCAGTTAAGCTTAGAGCATAACTTCCTGTTTTTATCACAAGCCTGAATCCTAGTCCCAAGCCAAGTTGCTTGTGCTCAGATCTTTCCAGTCCGCTGGAAAATTGCTGAAGCTATTGCTCCTCCACGAGTTCTCTTGCACTAATGCCTGCTGGGGCAAATCCATATTCCCAGTTACTCAAATAGAAACTTCTCCAGTCCTCTCCGTTTCCTCCATTTTTTGTCCCCCCGAACCTGTGCAGGGTGTTTAGATCCCTTTTACTCATGGTTGATGTATGTTTTGGTAATATACATGTggttttttattaattttttaaggtTACATttctcactcttttttttttttaagctggATTTTGCATCTAAAATCACTCTGCCTACATGTATCAAGCTTTTCTAAAGCATCTAACGAGAGCATAATAAGTGTTGACCCATGCTACTGGAGTAACTTAAATATTCCAGTCTAAATTACAAAACATCCAGAGGAACTTTCGTCCCCCAGTAATGCCATTCTGCCAAGTTGAAGCCAACCTCGGCCCAATTCGGAGCTGAACTCAACGTCTGAGAACGCTACTGCAGGATGTTTTAACAAAATGCACTTTTCCCTCTTCAAAGCTCGGGGTTATATGAGAAAACACCTACTTCAAAACATAAAAACGCAGGAGCCGCGCATCACTAAATAAGATTTAGGTAATGCCCTTGAGAGCAAAAAATGCTGTAAGATGATGCTATTATTTACAAATCGTAACTAGCCAGCATATGTTTCGAGTCTATTATATACAAAGTTGCAGcaataaaacaaaacaacacATTATCATCAATCCTAGATCGCAATCAAAGCCATTTGCCTCGCTCTTCTGAACATCTTCACTATCATACAACGTTCCAGGAGAATAAAAGAATAGCTTCACACCTGTGGAAATATGTAAGAAACTATAATTTCAACTGCATGGGCAGAAAAAGACAGCCAATTCTTTTTAAATTTGCCTATAAACATGGTGAAGTAGGATGAAGAACAATTTTTTAGAAGCATGAATgcagcaacaaaaaaaaaaagactgccGCATAGCACGCAACACCAGAATTAATTGATGCACGTGTCAAAAAGACCTGGGAACAAATAAACAACATGAAGAAAGAAAGACCTCTGATAAGAAGCTGGACTTGGCCAAATGCTTGTGTTATCAAACAAGAACAAAGACATCAAATGCAATTTCAGAGCAGGAAAAAAATTACCTTCAAAGAACCACATCACCACTACCTTCAAATTGATTCTCCGATGTCAGCACACCTATACTATTATTTACAAAGCTAAATTGCGTCTCTGTCACAGAGCTCTCTCTATTATTTACAATCTCAAGCCGACCATTTGCTTTGGAGTAATCAGCAGTATTTACAAAACCCTTGGTTGTGTTTGTTGGCACCTGAAGACCAACCCATCCTGTTTCCTCAGCACCATTGTGCAGTTCGGTCACAGCTAATCCCCCACTCATGGAATCTAATGAACCAGAACTGCCCATGTAGGCAAGCTTTCTGTTCTCAGACATTCCAGATCTCTGATACAGCAGTTGTCTATCCTTGCTGTGATTTAAAACTTGCCTGAATAACAAGAGATGCGTGATTCAGAAGCACTGGACGAAACTATACCAATTTATACTGTCAGAAAGAATTTTAAAACCATATATACAAAATCATACTAATCCAGACCTCAGCCAAAACTTATGCTTACAGAGTAAACTACAACATATCTACACAAAATCATTAACAAAAGCACAAACTGGATCATCCTGAATAATATGTTTCTACAAATAACGCAACAAAACCAACACAgctcaaaataaaaataaaaaaaaataaataagcatCTAAATGCACCTTCCAGGTTGAAGCTTGGGAGCTTGAAGATATTCAAACACTGGAACTAGTTCTTTTGAACTCACTTCAATCATTCGAGTAGGTATTCTTTCTATCTCAATCTCTCCTTCAAAGGCACTCTCCTCACTCGTATTAATGCCATCTGTTGCCATGGTCTGAAAATATATCTGTCGAGCAACAAtacatgaataaaagaaatcttaCACGGCAGATATGCAAAGCAAAGGTAATCTTCACTCATTGCCAACAAAGCAAAAATGTACCTCAGCTTTCATCCACAATGGAACCCAATGCTGATGCATTTGCAGCTCTGCTTCAGATATATACAAGTGGTATTTTTCCTCAGAAGCCATCTTATCCTTCGAGACCGTGTTTCTGGCCTCAGAGTAAACACCCTTCTTTCTGATTCCTTCTGGAAATACCTTGCTGCTATCGTAATGTCCATTCTCACCATAGATATCAACATTCTCATCTCGCTCTTTACAGTTTTGTTTATGACAAATATTCCACTTCCGCATAGCCTCCACCACTAATTTTGCATCATTCTCAAGACACGGGTCACGTCCCATGCCTAGTTCATGCATTGTCGTCAGAGAATCTAAACCAGAAGATACCCGCATTGCATATTGAATCAAACAACCAGGAGAAGAGAAAACCAGCAGGTGACAATTAGTCTTCAAAAAGCTGGTATCTAAATACGAATCACTGCCTTTGTAGTAATGGAAAGCAGCTGCAATAGCCCCAGCTGGAGAATTCATCCTTCcagaagcagcagcagcagcaccaGTTACAGTGTTTCTCCAGCCATTATTTCCACTCCTTATTCGGCTCACAACAGAGAGTGTTACAGGAGGATCAGAAGTACGAAAACACTGCTGATCATAAACCTGTGCTCCAGAATGTGGAGTTGAACAAGCTGGTGATCTCATCATAATACCTAATCCACTGCCTTTTGAGCTCAAACAAACATCAGCAGATTGAATTCCAGATGAACCAAGAAAAGGAGATATTGCGAAAAGATGACTTGTCCCTCTGGAAGAACTTATCAAAATCCATTCACTGTCCCTACTAAAACAGATATCTTGTATAACCTGAAAAGGAATTATGAGAAAATGGAAGGCATTAACTAACATGTCaacaaactaaaagtaaaatcaTTATCAACAGTATGAAACACCTATAGTACAACAGCACTCACAGCATTAGTAAAACCACGTTGCAGCCTGTAAAGATGAACATACGAGGCCCCAGAACCAGCTCCAGATGTATCTCTAGGTATTATTCGAAAAACATTAATGTTATGACCATGAACCGAGGCTGTCACCAAAAGAGTACCAGTGGGATCAAAGCATAATGAGGAGATGGGGCTTTTATGTGCCCTAAATTGAGTGATAAGAGTCTTCTCAACAATATCTCTGACAACTACCTGTCAAATTGGAAATGGAGAAAGTTAGCGAACAATATCTCAAGCTGTGAATACCTATTAAAACACAATCAATGCACTATTTCTCCAGAAAAATTATATTAAGCTGAGAAACTGAAGCTTGATACTGATGCTATTATTTACCCGACCTATACAAATCCAAAATGGTACAAAGACATGAAAGGCAAAGGATCACCATTTAACCAAATGCATCCAAACCTTGAAGGACTAATAGAACGCTAGCTACTATAAAATATATGCCTTCGTGTCTCTTGAAGCAAATTAAGACTAAAAAGTAGCATAATGTGTGATAACTCCAACATCAGATTTGAAGTCAGATAATTAGCACCATAACTATATTCCTATATGAGAATAAGGAACATACCATTCCATCATTTTCCACATCATGCAGTTGGGAATTAGCAACTCCATGCCCACTCAGTCGAGGACTCCCTGATTGTGAATTATTTCCATCAGGCAACAGCTCAGAATAATACCTGGAAAGCTTCTTACAACCCATATCTCCAAGAGTCATTAAACCAGCGGCTAGCTGTTTGCTTGATTCTTTTGCATAATGTGCAACCAGGCTCCCATTTGATGCAGGACTAGGAAATCTAGGAGGGGTAAGTTGTTGGGGACTGACATGTCCAGAGTTTGAGTTACCTACTGGACTCCCACTATAAGCCATCCACCTGGGACCCAGTGCAAGAGGTCCGAAGCCAATACATCCAGATCCACAACCCAATGGAATGGGATTTGTAAGAATATTATAATCCGTTTCCAAAGTTGCAGCATCAAAACAATGTATCTGTGATTAAATTATAGCAGTTAACACATACAGAAAAAGAGTCAACCAA
The DNA window shown above is from Coffea arabica cultivar ET-39 chromosome 5e, Coffea Arabica ET-39 HiFi, whole genome shotgun sequence and carries:
- the LOC113690284 gene encoding autophagy-related protein 18f; its protein translation is MRNDGQKPGGGNGGGGGSSGGGFIPTSFKALSSYLRIVSSGASTVASTVRSAASAASAIVERDSDSFHDQVHWAAFDNLQCDGHITRQVLLLGFRNGFQVWDVEDVSNVHNLVSRQDGPVSFMQILPKLLASKQDRDKFANSRPLLLICADGCFPGGSDFQECSSRSGTIHYGHELPNCSGVPTVVCFYSLRSHSYVHQLKFRSVVHLVRCSSRIIAVLQASQIHCFDAATLETDYNILTNPIPLGCGSGCIGFGPLALGPRWMAYSGSPVGNSNSGHVSPQQLTPPRFPSPASNGSLVAHYAKESSKQLAAGLMTLGDMGCKKLSRYYSELLPDGNNSQSGSPRLSGHGVANSQLHDVENDGMVVVRDIVEKTLITQFRAHKSPISSLCFDPTGTLLVTASVHGHNINVFRIIPRDTSGAGSGASYVHLYRLQRGFTNAVIQDICFSRDSEWILISSSRGTSHLFAISPFLGSSGIQSADVCLSSKGSGLGIMMRSPACSTPHSGAQVYDQQCFRTSDPPVTLSVVSRIRSGNNGWRNTVTGAAAAASGRMNSPAGAIAAAFHYYKGSDSYLDTSFLKTNCHLLVFSSPGCLIQYAMRVSSGLDSLTTMHELGMGRDPCLENDAKLVVEAMRKWNICHKQNCKERDENVDIYGENGHYDSSKVFPEGIRKKGVYSEARNTVSKDKMASEEKYHLYISEAELQMHQHWVPLWMKAEIYFQTMATDGINTSEESAFEGEIEIERIPTRMIEVSSKELVPVFEYLQAPKLQPGRQVLNHSKDRQLLYQRSGMSENRKLAYMGSSGSLDSMSGGLAVTELHNGAEETGWVGLQVPTNTTKGFVNTADYSKANGRLEIVNNRESSVTETQFSFVNNSIGVLTSENQFEGSGDVVL